One window of the Waddliaceae bacterium genome contains the following:
- a CDS encoding FKBP-type peptidyl-prolyl cis-trans isomerase has protein sequence MIKKTIVPYLIGIIILMSGTLYLYAGSSSDNSVTKDTADNSEQQVPKKESFSNDDIAKVSETFGHFIAKNLETPGFTFDLDAIIRGMHNALAGEEPPLSEEEYEAMVTVIQENAFLEISENNLSDAVAFMEENIENDDVVEIEAGKLQYIILEEGSGAEIAENGTATIHYTGKCLDGTVFGSSLDSGEPITLSLDQTVPGFSRGLVGMKQGEKRRIFIHPDMGYGTAGQLPPNSLLIFDIEVVDANATIVDIDAEE, from the coding sequence ATGATAAAAAAAACAATCGTACCATACCTTATAGGCATAATAATATTAATGTCCGGAACGTTATACCTATATGCAGGATCTTCCAGCGACAACAGTGTCACAAAAGATACCGCCGACAATTCCGAGCAACAAGTTCCCAAGAAAGAATCTTTTTCTAATGACGACATCGCCAAGGTGTCCGAGACTTTCGGACATTTCATCGCCAAGAACCTCGAGACTCCTGGTTTCACCTTTGACCTCGACGCCATAATACGCGGCATGCACAATGCCCTCGCCGGTGAAGAGCCTCCCCTCTCAGAAGAAGAATACGAAGCGATGGTAACCGTCATCCAGGAAAACGCCTTCCTTGAAATTTCTGAAAACAACCTTTCTGATGCCGTTGCTTTTATGGAAGAGAACATCGAGAATGACGACGTCGTAGAAATCGAGGCCGGCAAGCTACAATATATCATCCTCGAAGAAGGTTCTGGCGCCGAAATCGCCGAAAACGGCACAGCGACAATACACTATACCGGGAAATGTCTCGACGGTACGGTATTCGGAAGCTCGCTCGACAGCGGAGAGCCTATAACATTATCGCTAGACCAAACGGTCCCTGGCTTCAGCAGAGGGCTCGTCGGTATGAAGCAAGGCGAGAAACGCCGTATCTTTATACACCCTGACATGGGATACGGAACGGCAGGGCAACTCCCACCGAACAGTCTCCTTATCTTCGACATCGAAGTCGTTGACGCCAACGCAACAATCGTCGACATCGACGCCGAAGAGTAG